Proteins found in one Papio anubis isolate 15944 chromosome 13, Panubis1.0, whole genome shotgun sequence genomic segment:
- the LOC101018652 gene encoding LOW QUALITY PROTEIN: interferon alpha-1/13 (The sequence of the model RefSeq protein was modified relative to this genomic sequence to represent the inferred CDS: inserted 7 bases in 4 codons; deleted 2 bases in 2 codons) — protein sequence MALPFALPMALAVLSCAAALGCNLPETHSLDNRRTMMLLKQMSRISPSSCLMDRHDFXFPQQEFAMATSQKAPAISVLHELIQQTFNLFLPHKRLISAAWDEDLLIKFCTELYQQLNDLEACVMQQEXVGETPLVNADSTSAAVKKYXPKNHSHLTEKKYSPCAWEVVRAAXLRSFSLSTNLQERLRRRITPGPT from the exons ATGGCATTGCCCTTTGCTTTACCGATGGCCCTG GCGGTGCTCAGCTGCGCCGCTGCTCTGGGCTGTAATCTGCCTGAGACCcacagcctggataacagaagGACCATGATGCTCCTGAAACAAATGAGCAGaatctctccttcctcctgtctGATGGACAGACATGACT GATTTCCCCAGCAGGAGTTTGCGATGGCAACCAGTCAGAAGGCTCCAGCCATCTCTGTCCTCCATGAGCTGATCCAGCAGACCTTCAACCTCTTCTTACCACACAAAAGACTCATATCTGCTGCTTGGGATGAAGACCTCCTA ATCAAATTCTGCACTGAACTCTACCAGCAGCTGAATGACTTGGAAGCCTGTGTGATGCAGCAGGA GGTGGGAGAAACTCCCCTGGTGAATGCAGACTCCACCTcggctgctgtgaagaaata tcCTAAGAATCACTCTCATCTAACAGAGAAGAAGTACAGcccttgtgcctgggaggttgtCAGAGCAGC CCTGAGATCTTTCTCTTTATCAACAAACTTGCAAGAAAGATTAAGGAGAAGAATAACACCTGGTCCAACATGA
- the LOC101019008 gene encoding LOW QUALITY PROTEIN: interferon alpha-1/13 (The sequence of the model RefSeq protein was modified relative to this genomic sequence to represent the inferred CDS: inserted 2 bases in 2 codons; deleted 5 bases in 3 codons): protein MAAAFALLMALAVLSCKSSCSLGCNRETHSLDNRRTMMLLKQMSRISPSSCLMDRHDFGFPQQEFDGNQFQKAPAISVLHELIQQTFNLFTXKDSSAAQDEDXLDKFCTELYQQLNDTKLCDAAEEGGETPLVNADSHLGCEEILRRITLYLTEKYSPCAWEVVRAEIMRSFSLSTNLQERLRRKNNTWST, encoded by the exons ATGGCAGCTGCCTTTGCTTTACTGATGGCCCTGGCC GTGCTCAGCTGCAAGTCAAGCTGCTCT CTGGGCTGTAATCGCGAGACCcacagcctggataacagaagGACCATGATGCTCCTGAAACAAATGAGCAGaatctctccttcctcctgtctGATGGACAGACATGACTTTGGATTTCCCCAGCAGGAGTTTGATGGCAACCAGTTCCAGAAGGCTCCAGCCATCTCTGTCCTCCATGAGCTGATCCAGCAGACCTTCAACCTCTTTA ACAAAGACTCATCTGCTGCCCAGGATGAAG CTCTAGACAAATTCTGCACTGAACTCTACCAGCAGCTGAATGACACCAAA CTGTGTGATGCAGCAGAGGAGGGTGGAGAAACTCCCCTGGTGAATGCAGACTCCCACCTTGGCTGTGAAGAAATACTTCGAAGAATCACTCTCTATCTAACAGAAAAGTACAGcccttgtgcctgggaggttgtCAGAGCAGAAATCATGAGATCTTTCTCTTTATCAACAAACTTGCAAGAAAGATTAAGGAGGAAGAATAACACCTGGTCAACATGA